One window of the Populus nigra chromosome 4, ddPopNigr1.1, whole genome shotgun sequence genome contains the following:
- the LOC133691554 gene encoding mitochondrial import receptor subunit TOM9-2-like: MASQSRRGGISLPERRGRGSSKQEPNILAKINNSQIVSKGKEAACDAVFVAKKLLKSTGKAAWIAGTTFLILAVPLIIEMDREQQLNELELQQQSLLGAPPVGPPPPK; this comes from the coding sequence ATGGCTTCGCAGTCACGAAGAGGCGGAATCTCACTCCCCGAGAGGCGAGGACGAGGCTCGTCAAAGCAGGAACCAAACATCCTCGCTAAAATCAACAACTCTCAAATCGTATCTAAAGGAAAGGAAGCAGCATGCGACGCCGTTTTCGTCGCCAAAAAGCTCCTTAAAAGCACAGGCAAGGCCGCCTGGATTGCTGGCACCACTTTCTTAATCCTCGCTGTTCCTTTGATTATCGAGATGGACCGTGAGCAGCAGCTCAACGAACTCGAGCTCCAGCAGCAAAGCCTTCTCGGAGCCCCGCCCGTCGGCCCTCCTCCACCCAAGTAG
- the LOC133691652 gene encoding pre-mRNA-processing factor 39-1-like isoform X2: MGDSETVVTEPSAVMDYPAAGYASTGYADSGSVVVPGPGDFNVEGTGNFAASTVAAQGGHTGNTYGADSSSVVPEARVGMNSSAENAAAGGYDSAVNGNVGTEAGVAVSVENGNAGEVLGGAAAEQHFVDGSVPEMSAEEDHLWSIVKANSLDFDAWTALIDETEKVAGDRILKIRKVYDAFLVEFPLCYGYWKKYADHEARLGFMDKVVEVYERAVLGVTYSVDIWLHYCMFAISTYGDPETVRRLFERGLAYTGTDYMSYPLWDKYIEYEEVHAEWGRVAMIYTRILEIPNRKLDDYFNRFKAFATSRPLSELKTAEEVAAVAPALSEDRSQADEGEVHPDAAEQPSKPVNAGLTEAEELEKYIAIREEIYKKAKEFDNKIFDFENAIRRPYFHVRPLNVAELENWHNYLDDIEREDDFNKVVKLYERCVIACANYTEYWIRYVLCMEATGNMDLANNALARATQVFVKRQPEIHIFAARLKEQNGDVSGARAAYQVVHAEIAPGLLEAIIKHANMEHRLGNLEDAFSLYEQAIAIEKGKEHSQVLPALYAQYARFVYLASNNVEKAREILLEGLENAQYSKPLLEALIHFETFLPLPKRIDYLDSLVDKFILPSSDSVNAASAAEREELSCIFLEFLGIFGDAQSIKKAADRHAKFFLPHRSKSELKKRHAEDYLASDKAKMAKPYPDATSPAQSLMGAYASAQNQWTAGYGVQPQAWPPATQVQTQQWAPGYNQQAAYGAYSGYGGSYPNPQAPASVAQGAAYGGYPPTYPAQAFPQQSYAQPTAAAPLTQPQQPAAAPQPYYGTYY, encoded by the exons ATGGGAGATAGTGAGACAGTAGTAACTGAACCGTCGGCAGTCATGGATTATCCGGCAGCTGGGTATGCGTCTACTGGCTACGCTGATTCTGGTTCAGTTGTTGTTCCTGGCCCTGGTGATTTTAATGTGGAGGGCACTGGAAATTTTGCTGCTTCTACTGTTGCAGCACAGGGAGGTCATACGGGAAATACGTATGGTGCGGACTCTAGTTCTGTTGTACCAGAGGCTCGTGTTGGAATGAACAGTAGTGCTGAAAACGCAGCTGCTGGTGGTTATGATTCGGCTGTGAATGGAAATGTTGGAACTGAAGCTGGAGTTGCTGTATCAGTTGAGAATGGAAATGCTGGAGAGGTTTTGGGTGGAGCTGCTGCTGAGCAGCATTTTGTGGATGGTTCTG TGCCAGAAATGTCAGCTGAAGAGGATCACCTGTGGAGCATTGTGAAGGCTAATTCTTTGGATTTTGATGCATGGACTGCCTTAATAGATGAGACAGAGAAGGTGGCTGGG GACAGGATATTGAAAATTCGAAAAGTGTATGATGCTTTTTTGGTGGAATTTCCTTTGTGTTATGGTTATTGGAAGAAGTATGCAGATCATGAAGCACGCCTTGGTTTTATGGACAAAGTTGTTGAGGTATATGAACGGGCTGTTCTTGGGGTCACATATTCGGTGGACATTTGGTTGCATTATTGCATGTTTGCCATATCCACATATGGAGATCCAGAGACTGTTAGAAG GCTTTTTGAGCGAGGATTAGCTTATACTGGAACAGATTATATGTCTTATCCCCTCTGGGATAAGTACATTGAATACGAAGAGGTGCATGCAGAGTGGGGCCGTGTTGCCATGATATACACACGGATATTGGAGATTCCTAACAGAAAGCTGGATGATTATTTCAATAG ATTTAAGGCTTTTGCTACAAGCCGGCCTTTGTCAGAATTAAAGACTGCTGAGGAAGTTGCTGCTGTAGCACCTGCACTTTCGGAGGATAGAAGCCAAGCAGACGAGGGAGAGGTTCATCCTGATGCAGCTGAACAGCCTTCTAAACCTGTAAATGCTGGCTTAACAGAAGCAGAGGAGTTGGAGAAGTATATCGCCATTAGAGAGGAAATATACAAGAAAGCTAAAGAGTTCGATAATAAGATCTTTGACTTTGAAAATGCTATTAGGAGGCCCTACTTTCATGTGCGGCCCCTTAATGTTGCAGAGCTCGAAAACTGGCATAACTATCTGGATGATATAGAAAGAGAGGATGACTTTAATAAg GTGGTCAAGCTATATGAAAGATGTGTAATTGCATGTGCTAATTATACCGAGTATTGGATACGCTATGTCTTGTGCATGGAAGCCACTGGGAACATGGATCTTGCAAATAATGCTCTTGCTCGTGCAACTCAAGTATTTGTCAAG AGACAACCAGAGATTCACATTTTTGCTGCCCGTCTCAAAGAGCAAAATGGAGATGTATCTGGTGCTCGAGCTGCTTACCAAGTTGTACATGCTGAAATTGCACCTGGTCTTCTTGAAGCAATTATTAAGCATGCAAACATGGAGCATCGATTG GGGAATCTTGAGGATGCCTTCTCCTTGTATGAACAGGCCATAGCCATTGAAAAGGGAAAAGAGCATTCACAAGTGCTGCCAGCATTGTATGCACAGTATGCTCGATTCGTATATTTG GCATCAAACAATGTAGAGAAAGCCAGGGAGATTCTATTAGAAGGACTTGAGAATGCCCAATATTCAAAACCACTTCTCGAg GCTCTGATACATTTTGAGACATTTCTGCCACTTCCAAAGCGAATTGATTATCTTGATTCACTGGTAGATAAGTTCATTTTGCCCAGCTCAGACAGCGTCAATGCTGCTAGTGCTGCTGAGAGGGAAGAACTATCCTGCATTTTCTTGGAG TTTTTAGGTATATTTGGAGATGCTCAATCTATAAAGAAGGCTGCTGATCGGCATGCCAAGTTCTTCTTACCCCACAGGAGCAAGTCAGAGTTGAAAAAGCGCCATGCGGAGGATTACCTAGCTTCAGACAAGGCAAAAATGGCCAAACCTTACCCTGATGCAACTTCACCTGCACAGTCTCTGATGGGTGCATATGCAAGCGCACAGAACCAATGGACAGCTGGTTATGGTGTACAGCCTCAAGCTTGGCCACCGGCTACCCAAGTACAGACTCAACAGTGGGCTCCGGGCTATAACCAACAA GCTGCATATGGCGCATATAGTGGTTATGGAGGCAGCTACCCTAATCCCCAAGCTCCTGCATCAGTTGCACAAGGTGCAGCTTATGGTGGCTATCCTCCTACCTATCCTGCCCAG GCCTTCCCTCAACAAAGTTATGCACAACCCACAGCTGCGGCACCATTGACTCAGCCTCAGCAGCCGGCTGCTGCTCCACAACCTTACTACGGGACTTACTACTGA
- the LOC133691652 gene encoding pre-mRNA-processing factor 39-1-like isoform X1: MGDSETVVTEPSAVMDYPAAGYASTGYADSGSVVVPGPGDFNVEGTGNFAASTVAAQGGHTGNTYGADSSSVVPEARVGMNSSAENAAAGGYDSAVNGNVGTEAGVAVSVENGNAGEVLGGAAAEQHFVDGSVPEMSAEEDHLWSIVKANSLDFDAWTALIDETEKVAGDRILKIRKVYDAFLVEFPLCYGYWKKYADHEARLGFMDKVVEVYERAVLGVTYSVDIWLHYCMFAISTYGDPETVRRLFERGLAYTGTDYMSYPLWDKYIEYEEVHAEWGRVAMIYTRILEIPNRKLDDYFNRFKAFATSRPLSELKTAEEVAAVAPALSEDRSQADEGEVHPDAAEQPSKPVNAGLTEAEELEKYIAIREEIYKKAKEFDNKIFDFENAIRRPYFHVRPLNVAELENWHNYLDDIEREDDFNKVVKLYERCVIACANYTEYWIRYVLCMEATGNMDLANNALARATQVFVKRQPEIHIFAARLKEQNGDVSGARAAYQVVHAEIAPGLLEAIIKHANMEHRLGNLEDAFSLYEQAIAIEKGKEHSQVLPALYAQYARFVYLASNNVEKAREILLEGLENAQYSKPLLEALIHFETFLPLPKRIDYLDSLVDKFILPSSDSVNAASAAEREELSCIFLEFLGIFGDAQSIKKAADRHAKFFLPHRSKSELKKRHAEDYLASDKAKMAKPYPDATSPAQSLMGAYASAQNQWTAGYGVQPQAWPPATQVQTQQWAPGYNQQAAYGAYSGYGGSYPNPQAPASVAQGAAYGGYPPTYPAQQAFPQQSYAQPTAAAPLTQPQQPAAAPQPYYGTYY, from the exons ATGGGAGATAGTGAGACAGTAGTAACTGAACCGTCGGCAGTCATGGATTATCCGGCAGCTGGGTATGCGTCTACTGGCTACGCTGATTCTGGTTCAGTTGTTGTTCCTGGCCCTGGTGATTTTAATGTGGAGGGCACTGGAAATTTTGCTGCTTCTACTGTTGCAGCACAGGGAGGTCATACGGGAAATACGTATGGTGCGGACTCTAGTTCTGTTGTACCAGAGGCTCGTGTTGGAATGAACAGTAGTGCTGAAAACGCAGCTGCTGGTGGTTATGATTCGGCTGTGAATGGAAATGTTGGAACTGAAGCTGGAGTTGCTGTATCAGTTGAGAATGGAAATGCTGGAGAGGTTTTGGGTGGAGCTGCTGCTGAGCAGCATTTTGTGGATGGTTCTG TGCCAGAAATGTCAGCTGAAGAGGATCACCTGTGGAGCATTGTGAAGGCTAATTCTTTGGATTTTGATGCATGGACTGCCTTAATAGATGAGACAGAGAAGGTGGCTGGG GACAGGATATTGAAAATTCGAAAAGTGTATGATGCTTTTTTGGTGGAATTTCCTTTGTGTTATGGTTATTGGAAGAAGTATGCAGATCATGAAGCACGCCTTGGTTTTATGGACAAAGTTGTTGAGGTATATGAACGGGCTGTTCTTGGGGTCACATATTCGGTGGACATTTGGTTGCATTATTGCATGTTTGCCATATCCACATATGGAGATCCAGAGACTGTTAGAAG GCTTTTTGAGCGAGGATTAGCTTATACTGGAACAGATTATATGTCTTATCCCCTCTGGGATAAGTACATTGAATACGAAGAGGTGCATGCAGAGTGGGGCCGTGTTGCCATGATATACACACGGATATTGGAGATTCCTAACAGAAAGCTGGATGATTATTTCAATAG ATTTAAGGCTTTTGCTACAAGCCGGCCTTTGTCAGAATTAAAGACTGCTGAGGAAGTTGCTGCTGTAGCACCTGCACTTTCGGAGGATAGAAGCCAAGCAGACGAGGGAGAGGTTCATCCTGATGCAGCTGAACAGCCTTCTAAACCTGTAAATGCTGGCTTAACAGAAGCAGAGGAGTTGGAGAAGTATATCGCCATTAGAGAGGAAATATACAAGAAAGCTAAAGAGTTCGATAATAAGATCTTTGACTTTGAAAATGCTATTAGGAGGCCCTACTTTCATGTGCGGCCCCTTAATGTTGCAGAGCTCGAAAACTGGCATAACTATCTGGATGATATAGAAAGAGAGGATGACTTTAATAAg GTGGTCAAGCTATATGAAAGATGTGTAATTGCATGTGCTAATTATACCGAGTATTGGATACGCTATGTCTTGTGCATGGAAGCCACTGGGAACATGGATCTTGCAAATAATGCTCTTGCTCGTGCAACTCAAGTATTTGTCAAG AGACAACCAGAGATTCACATTTTTGCTGCCCGTCTCAAAGAGCAAAATGGAGATGTATCTGGTGCTCGAGCTGCTTACCAAGTTGTACATGCTGAAATTGCACCTGGTCTTCTTGAAGCAATTATTAAGCATGCAAACATGGAGCATCGATTG GGGAATCTTGAGGATGCCTTCTCCTTGTATGAACAGGCCATAGCCATTGAAAAGGGAAAAGAGCATTCACAAGTGCTGCCAGCATTGTATGCACAGTATGCTCGATTCGTATATTTG GCATCAAACAATGTAGAGAAAGCCAGGGAGATTCTATTAGAAGGACTTGAGAATGCCCAATATTCAAAACCACTTCTCGAg GCTCTGATACATTTTGAGACATTTCTGCCACTTCCAAAGCGAATTGATTATCTTGATTCACTGGTAGATAAGTTCATTTTGCCCAGCTCAGACAGCGTCAATGCTGCTAGTGCTGCTGAGAGGGAAGAACTATCCTGCATTTTCTTGGAG TTTTTAGGTATATTTGGAGATGCTCAATCTATAAAGAAGGCTGCTGATCGGCATGCCAAGTTCTTCTTACCCCACAGGAGCAAGTCAGAGTTGAAAAAGCGCCATGCGGAGGATTACCTAGCTTCAGACAAGGCAAAAATGGCCAAACCTTACCCTGATGCAACTTCACCTGCACAGTCTCTGATGGGTGCATATGCAAGCGCACAGAACCAATGGACAGCTGGTTATGGTGTACAGCCTCAAGCTTGGCCACCGGCTACCCAAGTACAGACTCAACAGTGGGCTCCGGGCTATAACCAACAA GCTGCATATGGCGCATATAGTGGTTATGGAGGCAGCTACCCTAATCCCCAAGCTCCTGCATCAGTTGCACAAGGTGCAGCTTATGGTGGCTATCCTCCTACCTATCCTGCCCAG CAGGCCTTCCCTCAACAAAGTTATGCACAACCCACAGCTGCGGCACCATTGACTCAGCCTCAGCAGCCGGCTGCTGCTCCACAACCTTACTACGGGACTTACTACTGA
- the LOC133690654 gene encoding nuclear transport factor 2-like, producing MASPYPPPVTVKAVQVGSYFVGQYYQVLQQHPDLVHRFYADGSTIIRIDAHSTDSANTMLQIHALVMSLNFSAIEIKTINSLESWNGGVLVMVSGSVKTKDFVNRRKFVQTFFLAPQEKGYFVLNDIFHFVDDGVVYQQNLAPRPSENMYMQHPVAVSSDETFDAQLDSSHSPPEPPVSDYVLEEEAREYVNSVRIDEDPVDKYSLPEQQEQQDFETEIVVDETPVVETPASFQSAVNVGQDFPTAAPEEPMEEPQKKTYASILLVSKGPSSSSVATQPPVNKSAPTTSDWNHMPTTTALQPESVSYATETGVEATEESFGVDEGEPKSVYVRNLPSDVTAAEIEEEFKHFGRIKPDGVFVRNRKDVVGVCYAFVEFEDLLSVQNAIKASPIQLAGRPVYIEERRPSTSIASRGGRGRGRGYQTDAPRGRFGGRSLGRGGNQDGGDYNRARGNGFYQRAF from the exons ATGGCTAGTCCATATCCACCGCCGGTAACCGTAAAAGCAGTTCAG GTTGGTTCGTACTTTGTTGGGCAGTATTATCAGGTACTTCAACAGCATCCAGATCTCGTGCATCGATTCTATGCCGATGGCAGCACCATCATTCGTATCGATGCCCATTCTACCGATTCTGCTAACACAATGCTG CAAATTCATGCGCTTGTCATGTCTTTAAACTTTTCTGCTATTGAAATCAAGACTATCAATTCGCTCGAGTCGTGGAATGGAGGTGTTCTGGTTATGGTGTCTGGTTCTGTTAAGACCAAGGATTTTGTTAATAGAAGGAAATTTGTTCAGACCTTTTTCCTGGCTCCACAGGAGAAAGGTTACTTTGTTCTCAACGATATCTTTCACTTTGTTGACGATGGAGTTGTTTACCAACAAAATCTAGCACCCAGGCCATCTGAAAACATGTACATGCAACATCCAGTGGCTGTATCATCTGACGagacttttgatgcacaattaGATTCTTCTCACTCTCCTCCAGAGCCTCCAG TTTCTGACTATGTTTTGGAGGAAGAAGCTAGAGAATATGTGAACTCAGTTCGCATAGATGAAGATCCAGTTGACAAGTACAGTCTCCCAGAGCAACAAGAGCAACAAGACTTTGAGACTGAAATTGTAGTAGATGAAACTCCTGTAGTGGAAACACCTGCTTCATTTCAAAGTGCTGTAAATGTTGGACAAGATTTTCCAACTGCTGCTCCAGAAGAACCCATGGAAGAGCctcaaaagaaaacatatgCTTCAATA CTACTAGTTTCCAAGGGGCCGTCTTCTTCATCAGTTGCCACCCAGCCGCCTGTTAACAAGAGTGCCCCTACAACTTCTGATTGGAATCATATGCCAACAACCACTGCACTGCAGCCAGAATCTGTATCATATGCAACAGAAACTGGAGTTGAGGCCACAGAGGAAAGCTTTGGAGTAGATGAAG GTGAGCCAAAATCTGTCTATGTGAGAAACTTGCCCTCTGATGTTACTGCTGCAGAAATTGAGGAGGAGTTTAAACACTTCGGTAGAATCAAACCTGATGGTGTTTTCGTTAGGAATCGCAAG GATGTTGTTGGTGTTTGCTATGCTTTTGTTGAGTTTGAAGATCTTCTAAGTGTTCAAAATGCAatcaag gcATCTCCAATACAGCTGGCTGGAAGGCCAGTCTACATTGAGGAGCGAAGACCCAGCACCAGTATTGCATCTCGAGGTGGAA GAGGAAGAGGGAGAGGTTACCAAACAGATGCACCAAGGGGGCGTTTTGGTGGCCGTAGTTTGGGAAGGGGAGGCAATCAAGATGGTGGTGACTACAACAGAGCAAGAGGCAATGGTTTCTATCAGCGTGCTTTCTGA